In the Sarcophilus harrisii chromosome 1, mSarHar1.11, whole genome shotgun sequence genome, one interval contains:
- the RPL37 gene encoding 60S ribosomal protein L37 codes for MTKGTSSFGKRRNKTHTLCRRCGSKAYHLQKSTCGKCGYPAKRKRKYNWSAKAKRRNTTGTGRMRHLKIVYRRFRNGFREGTTPKPKRAAVAASSSS; via the exons ACTAAGGGAACATCTTCGTTCGGTAAGCGCCGGAATAAGACGCACACTTTGTGCCGTCGATGTGGTTCTAAGGCGTACCACCTTCAGAAGTCAACATGCGGCAAGTGTGGATATCCTGCTAAACGCAAAAGAAAGT ATAATTGGAGTGCAAAGGCTAAGCGACGAAACACCACTGGTACTGGTCGAATGAGGCACCTAAAGATTGTCTATCGCCGATTCAG GAATGGATTCCGTGAAGGAACAACACCTAAGCCCAAGAGAGCAGCTGTTGCAGCATCTAGTTCATCTTAA